The following are encoded together in the Xanthomonas vesicatoria ATCC 35937 genome:
- a CDS encoding 2OG-Fe(II) oxygenase: MTSTDIPTALADWIVAQALAGQPPERALQPLLDLGWNEQDAIDAVEVLLRTHIQQHAQTHGLPVPVRVPALLQDSDASLLDLGDRQVHVLMRMQLPRVMVLGGFLSDAECDAMIALAQPRLARSRTVDNANGAHVVHAARTSDSMCLQLGQDALCQRIEARIARLLDWPVENGEGLQVLRYGTGAEYQPHYDYFDPDAAGTPVLLQAGGQRVASLVMYLNTPDRGGATRFPDVHLDIAAIKGNAVFFSYDRPHPMTRSLHAGAPVLAGEKWVATKWLRERAARMPD, from the coding sequence ATGACCTCCACCGATATCCCCACTGCCCTGGCCGACTGGATCGTGGCGCAAGCCTTGGCCGGCCAACCGCCCGAGCGAGCGCTGCAACCGCTGCTGGATCTTGGCTGGAACGAGCAGGACGCCATCGATGCCGTCGAAGTGCTGCTGCGTACGCACATCCAGCAGCATGCGCAGACGCACGGGTTGCCGGTGCCGGTGCGCGTGCCGGCGCTGCTGCAGGACAGCGATGCATCGCTGCTGGATCTGGGCGATCGCCAGGTGCACGTATTGATGCGCATGCAGTTGCCGCGCGTGATGGTGCTGGGTGGCTTCTTATCCGATGCCGAATGCGATGCCATGATCGCCCTCGCGCAGCCGCGCCTTGCGCGCTCGCGTACCGTGGACAATGCCAACGGGGCGCATGTGGTGCATGCCGCACGCACCAGCGACAGCATGTGTCTGCAGCTTGGGCAGGATGCGCTCTGCCAACGCATCGAAGCACGTATTGCCCGTCTGCTCGACTGGCCGGTGGAGAACGGCGAAGGTCTGCAGGTTCTGCGTTACGGCACCGGCGCCGAATATCAACCGCACTACGATTACTTCGACCCAGACGCGGCCGGCACGCCGGTGTTGCTGCAGGCCGGCGGGCAACGCGTCGCCTCGTTGGTGATGTACCTCAACACACCCGACCGCGGCGGGGCGACGCGCTTTCCCGACGTGCACCTGGACATTGCCGCGATCAAGGGCAACGCGGTGTTCTTCAGCTACGACCGCCCGCACCCGATGACACGCAGCCTGCATGCCGGCGCCCCGGTCCTGGCCGGCGAAAAGTGGGTGGCGACCAAGTGGCTGCGCGAACGCGCGGCCCGCATGCCGGACTGA
- a CDS encoding TonB-dependent receptor domain-containing protein yields the protein MRTFAVARLSRTGLSLSISTLLLSGAAMAQSTGSDAAGGSSSSSAAAVAPKQLDQVVVRGEYIPEPMLQTSEVASFVTREDMERTGDSSAAVALTRVTGLSLSRGKYVYVRGLGERYSSALFNGSPLPSPEPMQRVVPLDLFPSDVLQSVTVQKTYSADYPGEFGGGVIDLQSMTVPDKPFLSLTVGGGANSVSTGEKGLTYYGSGDDEWGFDDGARKQPAALRDAIRTGRRVDLGSFSRDDIRRIGRSMNNANLYVLQEKDSVDPDVNVGGSAGYSLDIGEAKLGILAVASYDNEWRTRTGKQQDGIFVGDSVEFNSNYDFATTRNNVRTNGMLGLGWEYGRHTIGWTTLYVHDALKVARSRAGRDELAGFDVRDDNTEWYERQLINNQLRGTHAFGEYDDLKIEWRAAVANASRDVPYETGIRYELLDGYWAHDASRVQNYTRFSKVDDKVASGGVDVTWRLPIEHDITVKGGLAYLDNDRTAWSREFRFLALDGPLPFLNQYHRVDYLISDYNLSNDLLRLRETTGSFGAAAYDATLKVKAAYLQAEGEIVPTLRATVGVRYEDATQAVHPYDIFSGVRQDSVAPLQNSYALPSATVTWNFADNQQLRFGASKTIARPQFREMAPQQYLDPDIDRQFFGNPFLIDSELVNLDARYEWFFEPGQYVTVGAFYKNIDKPIEAIVNDAPGGGIVQSFINAPKATLYGIELDAKKYLDVPVAADWWGDKRLFVSGNYTRTKSEVSASAGDTVQPFGFSAPVQANLFIRDGSALQGQSDDIANLQIGVESESTHSQATLIANYVGERISARGRPGQPDYIDKPGTSLDLVIKKGLVWSGDTLSVNVAARNLLKTKYQEFQRVGSNRVDLYTYQPGISYDISVTARF from the coding sequence ATGCGAACCTTCGCTGTTGCCCGTCTTTCGCGGACGGGCCTGTCTCTTTCCATTTCCACCTTGCTGCTGTCCGGCGCCGCGATGGCGCAGTCGACCGGCAGCGATGCCGCTGGCGGCAGCAGCAGTTCCAGTGCCGCCGCCGTTGCGCCCAAGCAACTCGACCAGGTCGTGGTACGCGGCGAATACATCCCCGAACCGATGCTGCAGACCTCCGAAGTGGCCTCCTTCGTCACCCGTGAGGACATGGAGCGCACTGGCGACAGCAGCGCTGCGGTCGCGCTGACGCGCGTCACCGGCCTGAGCCTGTCGCGCGGTAAATACGTGTACGTGCGCGGACTGGGCGAGCGCTATTCGTCGGCGTTGTTCAATGGCTCGCCGTTGCCCAGCCCCGAGCCGATGCAGCGCGTGGTGCCGCTGGATCTGTTTCCCAGCGACGTGCTGCAAAGCGTGACCGTGCAGAAAACCTATTCGGCCGATTATCCGGGCGAATTCGGCGGCGGCGTGATCGACCTGCAATCGATGACGGTGCCGGACAAACCGTTTCTGTCGCTCACCGTGGGTGGTGGCGCCAATAGCGTCAGTACCGGCGAGAAGGGGCTGACCTACTACGGCTCCGGCGATGACGAGTGGGGCTTTGATGATGGCGCGCGCAAGCAGCCTGCCGCGTTGCGCGATGCAATCCGTACCGGGCGTCGCGTGGACCTGGGCAGTTTTTCGCGCGATGACATCCGCCGCATCGGCCGCAGCATGAACAACGCCAACCTGTATGTGCTGCAGGAAAAGGACAGTGTCGATCCTGACGTCAATGTCGGCGGCAGCGCCGGCTACAGTCTGGACATCGGCGAGGCCAAGCTGGGCATCCTGGCGGTCGCCAGCTACGACAACGAATGGCGCACCCGTACCGGCAAGCAGCAGGACGGCATCTTTGTCGGCGACAGCGTGGAGTTCAATTCCAACTACGACTTTGCGACCACGCGCAACAACGTGCGTACCAACGGCATGCTGGGCCTGGGCTGGGAATACGGCCGCCACACCATCGGCTGGACCACATTGTATGTGCACGATGCACTGAAGGTGGCGCGCAGTCGCGCCGGCCGCGACGAACTGGCCGGTTTCGATGTGCGCGACGACAACACCGAGTGGTACGAGCGCCAGCTGATCAACAACCAGCTGCGCGGCACGCATGCGTTCGGCGAGTACGACGACCTCAAGATCGAATGGCGCGCCGCGGTGGCCAATGCCAGTCGCGATGTGCCGTACGAGACCGGCATTCGCTACGAGTTGCTGGATGGCTACTGGGCGCACGATGCATCGCGCGTGCAGAACTACACACGTTTCAGCAAGGTCGACGACAAAGTGGCCAGCGGCGGCGTGGATGTGACCTGGCGTTTGCCGATCGAGCACGACATCACCGTCAAGGGTGGGCTGGCATATCTGGACAACGACCGTACCGCGTGGAGTCGCGAGTTCCGCTTTCTGGCGCTGGACGGCCCGTTGCCGTTCTTGAACCAGTATCATCGGGTGGATTACCTGATCTCCGATTACAACCTCAGCAACGATCTGCTGCGACTACGCGAGACCACCGGCAGTTTTGGTGCGGCCGCGTACGACGCGACGCTGAAGGTCAAGGCCGCCTACCTGCAGGCCGAAGGCGAAATCGTGCCGACCCTGCGTGCCACGGTTGGCGTGCGTTATGAAGACGCCACTCAGGCAGTGCATCCCTACGACATCTTCAGCGGCGTGCGCCAGGACAGCGTGGCACCGTTGCAGAACAGCTACGCGCTGCCATCGGCCACGGTCACCTGGAACTTTGCCGACAACCAGCAGCTGCGCTTCGGTGCGTCCAAGACCATCGCGCGGCCGCAGTTCCGCGAAATGGCGCCGCAGCAGTATCTGGACCCGGATATCGACCGCCAGTTCTTCGGCAACCCGTTCCTGATCGACAGTGAACTGGTCAATCTGGATGCGCGCTACGAATGGTTCTTCGAACCGGGCCAGTACGTCACCGTCGGTGCGTTCTACAAGAACATCGACAAGCCGATCGAAGCCATCGTCAACGACGCGCCCGGTGGCGGCATCGTGCAGAGCTTCATCAACGCGCCCAAGGCCACGTTGTACGGCATCGAGCTGGACGCCAAGAAGTATCTGGACGTGCCGGTCGCGGCCGACTGGTGGGGCGACAAGCGCCTGTTCGTGTCCGGTAACTACACGCGTACCAAGTCCGAGGTGAGCGCGAGTGCCGGCGACACCGTGCAGCCGTTCGGCTTCAGCGCACCGGTGCAGGCCAACCTGTTCATTCGCGACGGCTCGGCACTGCAGGGGCAGTCTGACGACATCGCCAACCTGCAGATCGGTGTAGAGAGCGAAAGCACGCACAGCCAGGCGACATTGATCGCCAACTACGTAGGCGAGCGTATCTCTGCGCGCGGCCGCCCGGGACAGCCGGACTACATCGACAAGCCGGGCACCTCGCTGGACCTGGTGATCAAGAAGGGCCTGGTGTGGTCGGGCGATACATTGTCGGTGAACGTTGCCGCACGCAATCTGCTCAAGACCAAGTACCAGGAGTTCCAGCGCGTGGGCAGCAACCGGGTAGATCTGTACACCTACCAGCCCGGCATCAGCTATGACATCAGTGTGACAGCGCGTTTCTGA
- a CDS encoding type II secretion system protein N, translated as MSALHRALPPLTTVMSSHAVRTALVCALVALLALQGLRLLWLVITPVGPVGRAQPAAATAADLSALRRDVFNRSVADSTGDGVVLHGVRAGATQAAAYLSLGDGRQGAYRVGDTVMPGVVLQAVAADHVLLRTGSGMRRLPLFDAVPQAIATTPSAANTAAGNASGVMSNVGNATAAAGATAVDPQQLLTSAGLRASEDGSGFTVMPRGDGALLRQAGLAAGDVLTQINGRTLDAEHLRELQDELRDGQAATLTYRRDGQTHTMTLKRPQ; from the coding sequence ATGTCCGCTTTGCACCGCGCCTTGCCCCCGTTGACCACCGTCATGTCGTCGCATGCCGTGCGTACGGCACTGGTCTGTGCGCTGGTCGCGTTACTGGCCCTGCAAGGGCTGCGTTTGCTGTGGTTGGTGATTACCCCGGTCGGTCCGGTGGGTCGAGCGCAGCCCGCCGCAGCGACCGCAGCCGACCTGTCTGCATTACGCCGCGACGTGTTCAATCGCAGCGTCGCCGACAGCACTGGCGATGGTGTGGTGCTGCACGGTGTACGCGCCGGTGCCACGCAGGCAGCGGCATACCTGAGTCTTGGCGATGGCCGGCAAGGTGCCTACCGCGTCGGCGATACAGTGATGCCGGGCGTGGTGTTGCAAGCGGTCGCCGCCGATCACGTGCTGCTGCGGACCGGCAGCGGCATGCGCCGCCTGCCGCTGTTCGATGCGGTACCGCAGGCGATTGCAACGACGCCATCCGCAGCGAACACAGCGGCAGGCAATGCATCCGGCGTGATGTCCAACGTGGGCAACGCGACGGCAGCGGCAGGCGCAACCGCGGTCGACCCGCAACAGTTGCTCACTAGCGCCGGCCTGCGTGCAAGCGAGGACGGCAGTGGTTTCACCGTCATGCCGCGCGGCGATGGCGCGCTGTTGCGCCAGGCCGGCCTGGCGGCAGGCGATGTGCTGACCCAGATCAACGGCCGCACGCTCGATGCCGAACACCTGCGCGAGTTGCAGGACGAACTGCGCGATGGCCAGGCGGCCACGCTGACGTATCGCCGCGACGGCCAGACCCACACCATGACCTTGAAGCGCCCGCAATGA
- the gspD gene encoding type II secretion system secretin GspD, with protein MSVVRPFWLLSATLLCVCAVTPAVALQAADAPAVRLQDVDLRAFIQDVSRATGITFIVDTRVQGTVNVARAQAMSEADLLGMLLAVLRANGLIAVSSGPSTYRIIPDDTAAQQPGSAASGNLGFATQVFTLQRVDARSAAEILKPLIGRGGVIMAMPQGNSLLIADYADNLRRIRGLVAQIDTDRAAIDTVTLRNSSAQELARTLTSLFGQAGERSAVLSVLPVESSNSLIVRGDPALVQRVVRTAMDLDGRAERRGDVSVVRLQHASAEQLLPVLQQLVGQTPGNEGQAAQDTRSTAVDVAAAAGAAQTQVIAPAAGKRPVIVRYPGSNALIINADPETQRALMDVIRQLDVHREQVLVEAIVVEISDTAAKRLGVQLLLAGRNGTVPLIATQYSGASPGIVPLAAAASGTRSGNDDDDSVLEQARNVAAQSLLGLSGGLIGLAGQSNDAVFGMIIDAVKSDTGSNLLSTPSIMTLDNEQARILVGQEVPITTGEVLGAANDNPFRTIQRQDVGVELEVRPQINTAGGITLAIKQEVSAIAGPVSAQSSELVFNKRQIETRVVVENGAIVALGGLLDQNDRQTVEKVPLLGDVPGLGALFRHKSRNRDKTNLMVFIRPTIIRDAADAQRMTAPRYNYLRDRQLADGDPEAALDALVRDYLRAQPPQLPAGPSPAPAATPAPSPRPVQR; from the coding sequence ATGAGTGTTGTTCGCCCCTTCTGGCTCTTGTCGGCCACGTTGCTGTGCGTGTGCGCCGTGACGCCGGCCGTCGCGTTGCAGGCCGCCGACGCGCCTGCGGTACGGCTGCAGGACGTGGACCTGCGCGCCTTCATCCAGGATGTCTCGCGTGCCACCGGCATCACCTTCATCGTGGACACGCGTGTGCAGGGCACGGTCAACGTGGCGCGCGCGCAGGCGATGAGCGAAGCCGACCTGCTTGGCATGCTGCTGGCGGTGTTGCGCGCCAACGGCTTGATTGCGGTGTCCAGTGGTCCGTCGACGTATCGCATCATTCCCGACGACACCGCCGCGCAACAGCCCGGCAGTGCCGCCAGCGGCAATCTGGGTTTTGCCACGCAGGTGTTCACGCTGCAGCGCGTGGATGCGCGCAGCGCGGCAGAGATCCTCAAGCCGCTGATCGGGCGCGGCGGTGTGATCATGGCGATGCCGCAGGGCAATAGCCTGTTGATCGCCGACTACGCGGACAACCTGCGCCGCATTCGCGGGCTGGTGGCGCAGATCGATACCGACCGCGCGGCGATCGACACGGTGACCTTGCGCAATAGCTCCGCGCAGGAGCTGGCACGCACATTGACCTCACTGTTCGGCCAGGCAGGCGAGCGCAGCGCGGTGCTGTCGGTGTTGCCGGTTGAAAGCAGCAATTCATTGATCGTGCGTGGCGACCCGGCGCTGGTGCAGCGCGTGGTGCGCACCGCGATGGATCTGGATGGGCGCGCCGAACGCCGCGGCGATGTCAGCGTTGTGCGGCTGCAACACGCCAGCGCCGAGCAACTGCTGCCGGTGCTGCAACAGTTGGTCGGGCAGACGCCGGGCAATGAGGGGCAAGCCGCGCAGGACACGCGCTCCACTGCCGTGGATGTGGCGGCCGCCGCCGGCGCCGCACAGACCCAGGTGATTGCGCCCGCCGCCGGCAAGCGCCCGGTGATCGTGCGCTACCCGGGCTCCAACGCCCTGATCATCAATGCCGACCCGGAAACCCAGCGCGCCTTGATGGATGTGATCCGACAGCTGGACGTGCATCGCGAGCAGGTGCTGGTGGAGGCGATCGTGGTGGAGATTTCCGACACCGCGGCCAAGCGCTTGGGCGTGCAGCTGCTGCTGGCCGGCCGCAACGGCACCGTGCCGTTGATCGCCACGCAATATAGCGGCGCATCGCCGGGCATTGTGCCGCTGGCCGCAGCGGCGTCCGGTACGCGCAGCGGCAATGACGATGACGATTCGGTGCTGGAACAGGCGCGCAATGTGGCCGCGCAATCGTTGCTGGGGTTGAGCGGTGGCCTGATCGGCCTGGCCGGGCAAAGCAACGATGCGGTGTTCGGCATGATCATCGATGCGGTCAAGAGCGACACCGGCTCCAACCTGTTGTCCACGCCATCGATCATGACGCTGGACAACGAACAGGCGCGCATCCTGGTGGGCCAGGAAGTGCCGATCACCACCGGCGAAGTGCTGGGCGCGGCCAACGACAACCCGTTCCGCACCATCCAGCGCCAGGACGTGGGCGTGGAGCTGGAAGTGCGCCCGCAGATCAATACCGCCGGCGGCATTACCCTTGCGATCAAGCAGGAGGTCTCGGCCATTGCCGGGCCGGTGAGCGCGCAGTCGTCGGAACTGGTGTTCAACAAGCGCCAGATCGAAACCCGCGTGGTGGTGGAAAACGGCGCCATCGTCGCGCTCGGTGGACTGCTGGACCAGAACGACCGCCAGACCGTGGAGAAGGTGCCATTGCTGGGCGACGTGCCGGGCCTGGGCGCGTTGTTCCGGCACAAGTCGCGCAACCGCGACAAGACCAACCTGATGGTGTTCATCCGCCCGACCATCATCCGCGATGCGGCCGATGCGCAGCGCATGACTGCGCCGCGCTACAACTACCTGCGCGACCGCCAGCTGGCCGATGGCGACCCGGAAGCGGCGCTCGATGCGCTGGTGCGCGATTATTTGCGCGCGCAGCCGCCGCAATTGCCGGCCGGGCCGTCGCCGGCGCCGGCAGCGACGCCCGCACCCAGCCCGCGCCCCGTGCAGCGCTGA
- the gspE gene encoding type II secretion system ATPase GspE, with amino-acid sequence MRTARASISYAFAKRHGVVLLGADDVAQVGLRDGADVHALIELRRALGMPLQVRTLAPAVFDRHVSEIYADAGLEQGVQVEALDLHGSLDSLIDDIPTADLLDSQDDAPIIRLINGIIAEAARLGASDVHLESYESRLRVRLRVDGVMREAATLPGRIAPLLVSRVKVMARLDIAEKRIPQDGRVSLVMGAKALDVRVSTLPTRNSERVVLRILDKEQGTLSLTQLGMPASVMHTVQRALQVPNGIVLVTGPTGSGKTTTLYAALSLLNDGSRNILTVEDPVEYAIDGVGQTQVNARVGMTFAAGLRAILRQDPDVVMIGEIRDAETAQIAVQASLTGHLVLSTVHTNDAVGAVTRLRDMGIEPFLLASSLRLILAQRLVRRLCPQCCAPRPLDAAARQLLAVDDDSSATVYTAVGCAVCHHSGYAGRVGIYEAIAVDDAMRRLIGDNADEDALAAVAFARAPRLGDAARAAVLQGLTTLEEALRVTRQQDDAHAAV; translated from the coding sequence ATGAGGACGGCGCGCGCCAGCATTTCCTATGCATTCGCCAAGCGCCACGGCGTGGTGCTGCTTGGCGCCGACGACGTTGCGCAGGTCGGCCTGCGCGACGGCGCCGATGTGCATGCCTTGATCGAGTTGCGTCGGGCGCTGGGCATGCCGTTGCAGGTGCGCACGCTGGCACCGGCGGTGTTCGACCGGCACGTGTCGGAGATCTATGCCGATGCCGGGCTGGAGCAGGGCGTACAGGTCGAAGCGCTGGATCTGCATGGCAGCCTGGATTCGTTGATCGACGATATCCCAACTGCCGATCTGCTCGACAGCCAGGACGATGCACCGATCATTCGCCTGATCAACGGCATCATCGCCGAGGCCGCTCGGCTGGGCGCGTCCGACGTGCACCTGGAATCCTACGAATCGCGCTTGCGGGTGCGCCTGCGCGTGGATGGGGTGATGCGCGAGGCAGCCACGTTGCCCGGCCGCATCGCGCCGCTGCTGGTGTCGCGCGTCAAGGTGATGGCGCGGCTGGATATCGCCGAAAAACGCATCCCACAAGACGGCCGCGTGTCATTGGTGATGGGGGCGAAGGCGTTGGACGTGCGCGTGTCCACCTTGCCCACGCGTAACAGCGAGCGCGTGGTGCTGCGGATCCTGGACAAGGAGCAGGGCACCTTGTCGTTGACCCAGCTGGGCATGCCCGCATCCGTGATGCACACCGTGCAGCGCGCATTGCAGGTGCCCAACGGCATCGTGCTGGTGACCGGCCCCACCGGCTCGGGCAAGACCACCACCTTGTACGCCGCACTGAGCCTGCTCAACGATGGCTCGCGCAATATCCTCACCGTCGAAGACCCGGTGGAATACGCCATCGACGGCGTCGGCCAAACGCAAGTGAACGCGCGCGTGGGCATGACCTTTGCCGCCGGCTTGCGCGCCATCCTGCGCCAGGACCCGGACGTGGTGATGATCGGCGAGATCCGCGATGCCGAAACCGCGCAGATTGCGGTGCAGGCCAGTCTTACGGGCCATCTGGTTTTGTCTACCGTGCACACGAACGACGCGGTTGGCGCGGTCACGCGCCTGCGCGACATGGGCATCGAGCCGTTCTTGTTGGCATCGAGCCTGCGCCTGATTCTGGCGCAGCGGCTGGTGCGGCGGCTGTGTCCGCAGTGCTGCGCGCCGCGGCCTTTGGATGCCGCCGCGCGGCAGCTGCTTGCGGTCGATGACGACAGCAGTGCAACGGTGTACACGGCGGTAGGCTGCGCGGTGTGCCATCACAGTGGTTATGCCGGGCGCGTGGGCATATACGAAGCCATTGCGGTGGACGATGCAATGCGCCGCCTGATCGGCGACAACGCCGACGAAGATGCGCTAGCGGCAGTGGCTTTCGCACGTGCGCCGCGGCTGGGCGATGCCGCGCGCGCCGCCGTGCTGCAGGGGCTCACCACGCTGGAAGAAGCCTTGCGCGTCACCCGCCAGCAGGACGATGCGCATGCCGCGGTTTGA
- the gspF gene encoding type II secretion system inner membrane protein GspF, producing the protein MPRFEYTVLDLHGRSRQGVIRADSVHSARAQLEHRQWVPVRIDAAAAATTAVRAARFSGKDLVLFTRQLSTLVETAPLEEALRTIGTQSERRGVRRVTSQTHGLVVEGFRLSDAMARQGNAFPPLYRAMVAAGESAGALPQVLERLADLLERQAQVRSKLQSALVYPAALALTAGAVVIVLMTFVVPKVVDQFDSMGRALPWLTRAVIAVSNFLLHASIPLLVALVIAVIAALRLLKRPALRLAADRALLRAPLLGRLIRDLHAARMARTLAIMVNSGLPLMEGLMIAARTVDNRALRLATDSMVTAIREGGSLAAAMKRAGVFPPTLLYMASSGEKGGRLAPMLERAADYLEREFESFTTAAMSLLEPAIIVLLGGVVAVIVLSILLPILQFNTLALG; encoded by the coding sequence ATGCCGCGGTTTGAGTACACCGTGCTCGACCTGCACGGGCGCAGCCGCCAGGGCGTGATCCGTGCCGACAGCGTGCACAGTGCACGCGCGCAGCTGGAGCATCGCCAGTGGGTGCCGGTGCGCATCGACGCCGCGGCCGCTGCAACCACGGCCGTGCGTGCGGCTCGCTTCAGCGGCAAGGATCTGGTGTTGTTCACGCGCCAACTGTCGACGCTGGTGGAAACCGCGCCGTTGGAAGAAGCCCTGCGCACCATCGGTACGCAATCGGAACGGCGCGGCGTGCGCCGCGTCACCAGCCAGACGCATGGCTTGGTGGTGGAAGGCTTCCGCTTGTCCGATGCGATGGCGCGCCAGGGCAATGCATTTCCGCCGTTGTATCGCGCCATGGTGGCCGCAGGCGAAAGCGCCGGCGCCTTGCCGCAGGTGCTCGAGCGCTTGGCCGATCTGCTCGAGCGGCAGGCGCAGGTGCGCAGCAAGCTGCAGTCCGCCTTGGTCTACCCGGCCGCGCTGGCGTTGACGGCCGGGGCGGTGGTGATCGTATTGATGACCTTCGTCGTGCCCAAGGTGGTGGACCAGTTCGATTCGATGGGGCGCGCCCTGCCATGGCTGACGCGCGCGGTGATCGCGGTGTCGAATTTCCTGCTGCATGCCAGCATTCCGCTTCTGGTTGCGTTGGTGATTGCCGTGATCGCTGCGCTGCGGCTGCTCAAACGCCCGGCACTGCGGCTGGCCGCAGATCGCGCGCTCCTGCGTGCGCCGTTGCTTGGCCGGTTGATCCGCGACCTGCATGCCGCGCGTATGGCGCGCACGCTGGCGATCATGGTCAACAGCGGCCTGCCGCTGATGGAAGGGTTGATGATCGCCGCACGCACCGTGGACAACCGCGCATTGCGGCTGGCCACCGACAGCATGGTCACCGCCATCCGCGAGGGCGGCAGTCTGGCCGCGGCGATGAAGCGCGCCGGCGTGTTCCCGCCCACGCTGTTGTACATGGCCTCCAGCGGCGAAAAAGGCGGGCGCCTGGCGCCGATGCTGGAACGCGCCGCCGATTATCTGGAGCGTGAGTTCGAATCGTTCACCACCGCGGCGATGAGCCTGCTGGAGCCGGCCATCATCGTGCTGCTCGGTGGCGTGGTGGCGGTGATCGTGCTGTCGATCCTGTTGCCCATCCTGCAATTCAACACCCTCGCGCTTGGCTGA
- the gspG gene encoding type II secretion system major pseudopilin GspG, which translates to MQSIQCRALAGSSVSRSGVRGFTLVELMVVIVIIGLLATVVMINVMPSQDRAMVEKARADVAVLEQALETYRLDNLTYPTTEQGLQALLNPPSGLTRPERYRQGGYIRRLPEDPWGHAYHYRRPGRNGGFDVYSFGADGAEGGDADNADIGNWR; encoded by the coding sequence ATGCAGTCCATCCAATGTCGTGCACTCGCCGGCTCATCTGTCTCGCGCAGTGGCGTGCGCGGTTTCACCCTGGTCGAGTTGATGGTGGTGATCGTCATCATCGGCCTGCTGGCCACCGTGGTGATGATCAACGTGATGCCCAGCCAGGACCGCGCCATGGTCGAAAAGGCACGCGCGGATGTCGCGGTGCTGGAGCAGGCACTGGAAACCTACCGCCTGGACAACCTCACCTATCCGACCACCGAGCAGGGCTTGCAGGCCTTGCTCAACCCACCGAGCGGCCTGACCCGGCCGGAGCGCTATCGGCAGGGCGGTTACATCCGCCGGTTGCCGGAAGACCCGTGGGGTCACGCGTATCACTACCGCCGCCCGGGCCGAAACGGTGGCTTCGATGTCTACTCGTTCGGTGCCGACGGCGCCGAAGGTGGCGATGCCGACAATGCCGACATCGGCAACTGGCGCTGA
- a CDS encoding GspH/FimT family pseudopilin, with protein sequence MRGFTLLELLAVLVITVLASTLVVMTLPDTRQDLHDQADRLASALANARDEAILSLRMVEVTIDAGGYAFRRQAQQRWVALDETPFAATRWPAGVQAQFPVGGTQLSVRFDPTGAATPQRIALADGQQQLQVTVDAAGVVRVDAPRR encoded by the coding sequence ATGCGCGGCTTCACCCTGCTCGAGCTGCTGGCGGTGCTGGTGATCACCGTCCTTGCCAGCACTCTGGTGGTGATGACCTTGCCGGACACGCGGCAGGATCTGCACGATCAGGCCGACAGGCTGGCCAGCGCGCTGGCTAATGCCCGCGACGAAGCGATCCTGAGCCTGCGCATGGTCGAGGTGACCATCGATGCGGGCGGTTATGCATTCCGTCGTCAGGCGCAACAGCGGTGGGTTGCGCTGGACGAGACGCCGTTCGCCGCCACGCGCTGGCCGGCCGGCGTGCAGGCGCAGTTTCCGGTTGGCGGCACCCAGCTGAGCGTGCGCTTCGACCCGACCGGTGCGGCCACGCCACAACGCATCGCGCTGGCCGATGGGCAGCAACAGTTGCAGGTGACGGTGGATGCCGCCGGTGTGGTGCGAGTCGATGCGCCGCGTCGATAA
- the gspI gene encoding type II secretion system minor pseudopilin GspI — translation MRRVDNHCACAGFSLLELMVALAIFGMAVVGLLNLSGESTRTAVVLEERTLAALVAENQAIEAMLAPDNAAVAPAQGQDTLGGRRWDWQRQAVPASAGMVRIEVRVRAAGQAQQIASLSTLRSVQ, via the coding sequence ATGCGCCGCGTCGATAACCACTGCGCCTGTGCCGGTTTTTCGCTGCTTGAGCTGATGGTCGCCTTGGCCATCTTCGGCATGGCGGTGGTCGGGTTGTTGAATCTGTCGGGCGAGAGCACGCGCACGGCGGTGGTGCTGGAAGAGCGCACGCTGGCCGCGTTGGTTGCAGAAAATCAGGCGATCGAGGCGATGCTGGCGCCGGACAATGCCGCAGTGGCGCCTGCACAAGGCCAGGACACACTGGGTGGCCGTCGTTGGGACTGGCAGCGTCAGGCGGTGCCGGCAAGCGCTGGCATGGTGCGTATCGAGGTGCGCGTGCGCGCCGCAGGGCAAGCGCAGCAGATCGCCAGCCTGAGCACATTGCGGAGCGTGCAATGA